One window from the genome of Jiangella alba encodes:
- a CDS encoding enolase C-terminal domain-like protein translates to MRPLVTGLSTFDVRFPTSRHLDGSDAMNPDPDYSAAYVVLRTDDESLAGHGFAFTIGRGTEVVVAAIRALEPLVTGLPVDDVVGDLGGFARRLTSDSQLRWLGPDKGVVAMAAGAVVNAAWDLAGKRAGEPVWRLLAGMTPEQIVDLVDFRYIDDALSRDEALAILRAAEPGRAERAARLTASGYPAYTTSPGWLGYDDEKLVRLSKQAVADGFTQIKLKVGADAGDDVRRLRLAREAVGPGVRIAIDANQRWGVDEAIGAVRRLAPFQPWWIEEPTSPDDILGHAAVRRGVAPVRVATGEHVANRVVFKQLLQAGAVDVVQIDACRVAGVNENVAILLLAAKFGAAVCPHAGGVGLCEAVQHLSMFDYVAVSGRLDDRAIEYVDHLHEHFADPVRIAGGRYLAPTAPGMSTELLPDSLTAHHFPDGPAWSRPAER, encoded by the coding sequence ATGCGTCCTCTCGTCACCGGGCTGAGCACGTTCGACGTTCGCTTCCCGACCTCGCGGCACCTCGACGGCTCCGACGCGATGAATCCTGACCCGGACTACTCGGCGGCGTACGTCGTGCTGCGCACGGACGACGAGAGCCTGGCGGGCCACGGGTTCGCGTTCACCATCGGGCGCGGGACCGAGGTCGTCGTGGCGGCGATCCGGGCGCTGGAGCCGCTGGTGACCGGCCTGCCGGTGGACGACGTCGTCGGCGACCTCGGCGGGTTCGCGCGGCGTCTCACGAGCGACAGTCAGCTGCGCTGGCTGGGCCCGGACAAGGGGGTCGTCGCGATGGCTGCCGGCGCGGTGGTGAACGCGGCGTGGGACCTGGCCGGCAAGCGGGCGGGGGAGCCGGTGTGGCGGCTGCTCGCCGGGATGACGCCGGAGCAGATCGTGGACCTCGTCGACTTCCGGTACATCGACGACGCGCTCAGCCGCGACGAGGCGCTGGCGATCCTCCGCGCCGCCGAGCCGGGCCGGGCCGAGCGGGCGGCGCGGCTGACGGCGTCCGGCTACCCGGCGTACACGACGTCGCCGGGCTGGCTCGGCTACGACGACGAGAAGCTCGTGCGGCTCTCCAAGCAGGCCGTCGCCGACGGGTTCACCCAGATCAAGCTGAAGGTCGGCGCCGACGCCGGCGACGACGTGCGCCGGCTGCGGCTGGCCCGCGAGGCGGTCGGCCCGGGCGTCCGCATCGCGATCGACGCGAACCAGCGGTGGGGCGTCGACGAGGCGATCGGCGCGGTCCGCCGGCTGGCCCCGTTCCAGCCGTGGTGGATCGAGGAGCCGACCAGCCCCGACGACATCCTGGGGCACGCCGCGGTCCGGCGCGGCGTCGCGCCCGTGCGGGTCGCGACCGGCGAGCACGTCGCGAACCGGGTCGTGTTCAAGCAGCTCCTGCAGGCCGGAGCGGTCGACGTCGTGCAGATCGACGCCTGCCGGGTCGCCGGGGTGAACGAGAACGTCGCGATCCTCCTGCTGGCGGCGAAGTTCGGCGCCGCGGTGTGCCCGCACGCCGGCGGCGTCGGGTTGTGCGAGGCGGTGCAGCATCTCTCGATGTTCGACTACGTCGCGGTCAGCGGGCGGCTCGACGACCGCGCCATCGAGTACGTCGACCACCTGCACGAGCACTTCGCAGACCCGGTCCGCATCGCCGGTGGCCGCTACCTGGCGCCGACGGCTCCCGGCATGTCCACCGAACTGCTGCCGGACTCCCTGACGGCGCACCACTTCCCCGACGGCCCCGCGTGGTCGCGCCCGGCCGAGCGGTAG
- a CDS encoding FadR/GntR family transcriptional regulator — protein MAVTDEAIEKIKQMIVAGELRPGDRLPREADLSGRLGLSRSSLREAVKALTLINVLNVRQGDGTYVTSLEPALLLESLSFVVDLHRDDTVLQFFEVRRLLEPAATALAAQRMGSDEIAELRCLLDRLGDSPTVDDLVANDLEFHRRIVAGAGNPVLASMVDTVSATTQRARIWRGLTQADAVAATLREHRAIAASLAARDPDGARAWATVHIGGVERWLTSAIPPTAGVGPSTLDAIRPT, from the coding sequence ATGGCGGTGACCGACGAGGCCATCGAGAAGATCAAGCAGATGATCGTGGCCGGTGAGCTGCGGCCGGGCGACCGGCTGCCGAGGGAGGCCGACCTCTCCGGCCGGCTGGGGCTCTCGCGCAGCTCGCTGCGCGAGGCGGTCAAGGCGCTCACGCTGATCAACGTGCTGAACGTCCGCCAGGGCGACGGCACCTACGTGACGAGTCTCGAGCCGGCGCTGCTGCTGGAGTCGCTGAGCTTCGTGGTGGATCTGCACCGCGACGACACCGTCCTGCAGTTCTTCGAGGTGCGCCGGCTGCTCGAGCCGGCCGCCACGGCGCTCGCCGCCCAGCGCATGGGCAGCGACGAGATCGCCGAGCTGAGGTGCCTGCTCGACCGGCTCGGCGACAGCCCCACGGTCGACGACCTGGTCGCCAACGACCTCGAGTTCCACCGGCGCATCGTCGCCGGGGCCGGCAATCCCGTGCTCGCGTCGATGGTGGACACCGTCTCGGCCACCACCCAGCGGGCCCGCATCTGGCGCGGGCTGACGCAGGCCGACGCCGTGGCGGCGACCCTGCGCGAGCACCGGGCCATCGCCGCCAGCCTGGCGGCCCGCGATCCGGACGGCGCCCGAGCCTGGGCGACGGTGCACATCGGCGGCGTAGAGCGCTGGCTCACGTCGGCCATACCTCCGACGGCTGGCGTGGGTCCATCCACGCTGGACGCAATACGTCCTACCTAA
- a CDS encoding ATP-binding cassette domain-containing protein yields MIRCLYKGVHVPAEPSGGRTPVLRATGIVKSFGHVEALREAAFEVYPGEITALIGDNGAGKSTLVKVLSGVMQPDGGSIEVDGTPVQFGSPQDAAEHGIGTVYQDLALAPDLSPAANFFIGRELLRPGLLGRLGWLDAGAMNRRTAQELQRLGVELKDLNAPVASLSGGQRQSVAISRAVAWAERVVFMDEPTAALGVVQTERVMRLITRVREQGIAVVLISHNMPQVVELADRVQVLRLGSRVATYERGQADEHLLVAAMTGAVNQEVR; encoded by the coding sequence ATGATCCGATGTTTGTACAAGGGAGTGCACGTGCCAGCAGAGCCATCGGGAGGTCGCACGCCGGTGCTGCGCGCGACCGGCATCGTCAAGTCCTTCGGCCATGTCGAGGCGCTGCGCGAGGCGGCGTTCGAGGTGTACCCCGGCGAGATCACCGCCCTGATCGGTGACAACGGCGCGGGGAAGAGCACCCTGGTGAAGGTCTTGTCAGGCGTCATGCAGCCCGACGGCGGCAGCATCGAGGTCGACGGGACGCCCGTGCAGTTCGGCAGCCCGCAGGACGCCGCCGAGCACGGCATCGGCACGGTCTACCAGGACCTCGCGCTCGCGCCGGACCTGAGCCCGGCCGCGAACTTCTTCATCGGCCGCGAGCTGCTGCGTCCCGGACTCCTCGGCCGGCTCGGCTGGCTGGACGCCGGGGCGATGAACCGCCGCACGGCGCAGGAGCTGCAGCGCCTGGGTGTCGAGCTCAAGGACCTCAACGCCCCGGTGGCGTCGTTGTCGGGTGGCCAGCGGCAGAGCGTGGCGATCTCCCGCGCGGTGGCGTGGGCCGAGCGGGTCGTCTTCATGGACGAGCCGACCGCCGCGCTGGGTGTCGTCCAGACCGAGCGGGTCATGCGGCTCATCACCCGGGTGCGCGAGCAGGGGATCGCGGTCGTCCTGATCAGTCACAACATGCCGCAGGTCGTCGAGCTGGCCGACCGTGTGCAGGTGCTGCGGCTCGGCAGCCGCGTGGCGACCTACGAGCGTGGTCAGGCCGACGAGCACCTGCTGGTCGCCGCCATGACGGGCGCCGTCAACCAGGAGGTCCGATGA
- a CDS encoding ABC transporter permease — protein sequence MTALPLVSRVQLRRLAVSSTLYLAVALAVLIAVFTALEPDAFGSAYNVRTVLTGASILLVMAVGATFVIATAGIDLSVGAVLVFSGVVAVKVMDAFGGSGWGAVGAGFVTALAAGGAWGLLNGLLVTKARIPALIATLGTLGMALGLAQVITGGNDLGGVPGELVTTVGQGRLFGAVPWLVVAAVVVTALAAFALAKTRFGRYTLTIGSNHEAARRSGVRVDRHVLKVYALAGLLAGFAGFLSLARFASTTIAGHGTDNLQAITAVVLGGTSLFGGVATVIGTVIGVFIPAVLQNGFVILGVKPFWQQVAIGAVLVAAVYLDQLRRRARQRH from the coding sequence ATGACCGCGCTCCCGCTGGTGTCCCGCGTGCAGCTGCGCCGCCTGGCCGTGTCGAGCACGCTGTACCTCGCTGTCGCCCTGGCGGTGCTGATCGCCGTGTTCACCGCGCTCGAGCCCGACGCGTTCGGGTCCGCCTACAACGTGCGCACGGTCCTGACCGGCGCGTCGATCCTGCTGGTGATGGCGGTCGGCGCCACCTTCGTCATCGCGACCGCCGGCATCGACCTCTCGGTCGGCGCGGTGCTGGTCTTCTCCGGCGTGGTCGCCGTCAAGGTGATGGACGCGTTCGGCGGCTCGGGCTGGGGCGCCGTCGGCGCCGGATTCGTCACGGCGCTGGCCGCCGGGGGCGCCTGGGGGCTGCTCAACGGGCTGCTCGTCACCAAGGCGCGCATCCCGGCCCTGATCGCGACGCTGGGCACGCTGGGCATGGCGCTAGGCCTCGCCCAGGTGATCACCGGCGGCAACGACCTCGGCGGGGTGCCGGGGGAGCTGGTGACGACGGTGGGTCAGGGCCGGTTGTTCGGCGCCGTCCCGTGGCTCGTCGTCGCGGCCGTCGTGGTGACGGCCCTGGCCGCGTTCGCGCTGGCGAAGACCCGGTTCGGCCGGTACACGCTGACCATCGGGTCGAACCACGAGGCGGCCCGCCGCTCGGGCGTGCGGGTCGACCGGCACGTGCTCAAGGTGTACGCGCTGGCCGGCCTGCTCGCGGGGTTCGCCGGCTTCCTCAGCCTCGCCCGGTTCGCCAGCACCACCATCGCCGGGCACGGCACCGACAACCTGCAGGCGATCACCGCCGTGGTCCTCGGCGGCACCAGCCTCTTCGGTGGCGTCGCCACCGTCATCGGCACCGTCATCGGTGTCTTCATCCCGGCCGTTCTGCAGAACGGCTTCGTGATCCTCGGCGTCAAGCCGTTCTGGCAGCAGGTCGCGATCGGCGCCGTGCTCGTCGCGGCCGTGTACCTCGACCAGCTGCGCCGACGTGCCCGGCAGCGGCACTGA
- a CDS encoding ABC transporter substrate-binding protein — translation MKKIVTAGLAGALVLFLAACGDDDGGGATAEGDGGYEVVYVQGVTGNPFFTSVTCGAEAAAADLGVDFSYQGGKDYSAEAQTPVLQAVIAQQPDGIIVSPMAGEAMMPTLTEAQSAGIELVFVDTTAEDQSMAASFVASDNVEGGRFAAEQTAELLGGSGKVLVLGATPGISTTDARVEGFVETMESEYPDIEVLETQYSGSTPAGATDKLSAVLSANPDLAAVFAVSTQEVEGAIVALEQADAVGTVQLVGFDTSDPIVEAIEAGSVQGVVVQKPLDMGRQAMEQMVKALDGEATEAQIETDYVFLTQETLGDEDVTQYIYRNEC, via the coding sequence ATGAAGAAGATCGTCACGGCCGGACTGGCCGGCGCCCTGGTGCTCTTCCTGGCCGCCTGCGGCGACGACGACGGCGGCGGCGCCACCGCGGAGGGCGACGGCGGGTACGAGGTGGTGTACGTGCAGGGCGTCACCGGCAACCCGTTCTTCACCTCGGTGACGTGCGGCGCCGAGGCGGCCGCCGCGGACCTCGGCGTGGACTTCAGCTACCAGGGCGGCAAGGACTACAGCGCCGAGGCGCAGACGCCGGTCCTGCAGGCGGTCATCGCCCAGCAGCCCGACGGCATCATCGTCTCGCCCATGGCCGGTGAGGCCATGATGCCGACGCTGACCGAGGCCCAGAGCGCAGGCATCGAGCTCGTCTTCGTCGACACCACGGCGGAGGACCAGTCGATGGCGGCGTCGTTCGTGGCGTCGGACAACGTCGAGGGCGGGCGCTTCGCGGCGGAGCAGACCGCCGAGCTCCTCGGTGGCAGCGGCAAGGTGCTCGTCCTCGGCGCGACCCCCGGCATCTCCACGACCGACGCCAGGGTCGAGGGCTTCGTCGAGACGATGGAGAGCGAGTACCCCGACATCGAGGTGCTGGAGACCCAGTACTCCGGCAGCACGCCCGCCGGTGCCACGGACAAGCTGTCCGCGGTGCTGTCGGCCAACCCGGACCTCGCGGCGGTCTTCGCGGTCAGCACCCAGGAGGTCGAGGGCGCGATCGTCGCGCTGGAGCAGGCCGACGCGGTCGGCACCGTCCAGCTGGTCGGCTTCGACACCTCCGACCCGATCGTCGAGGCGATCGAGGCGGGGTCGGTGCAGGGCGTCGTCGTGCAGAAGCCGCTCGACATGGGTCGTCAGGCGATGGAGCAGATGGTCAAGGCCCTGGACGGCGAGGCCACCGAAGCGCAGATCGAGACCGACTACGTCTTCCTGACCCAGGAGACGCTCGGTGACGAGGACGTCACGCAGTACATCTACCGCAACGAGTGCTGA
- a CDS encoding GH116 family glycosyl hydrolase: protein MIQRSDSVVSPNGAAARGVSRRRFVQALGLGAVASMVPLHQLRAAAAEAGVALDDWTLVPEDKAIPQRWLDTLTVRGEERVLAADELAWAGLPVGGIGCGQVYLGGDGRLWRWDVDNRISPYNDNGRHYAEPMQPESPFQTAVALRTRVGTTVDTRWLDGRQFADVGFRGRYPLGVVELDDPASPVRATLTAYSPFVALDEDSSSHPVTVMEYRLTNTLRRAVKAELAVMAENPVGLSARQNRRVRFTADGFGADGLAGVAFRADDAPSDPSGGRPDRLIADWEDGTYGGWTATGTAFGDSPVRADQLPDYTVDVNTQGDYLVFSHNPRVDGDYNVRDGLRGTLTSPAFTIDRLGLRVLIGGGAYAGRTCLNVVVDGEVVATATGAGGNTIVARTLDLSAYEGREATIVLVDDAGGAYAYVSVDGIWLTDAVDVVFEDWEKETYAGWTVEGTAFGQGPIAVADIPSYQGNVNAVGSRCVNSHASAPGSNTSAKDAATGRLTSDPFTVTHPNLRFRIGGGNHPGQTGLQVVVGGEVVAEATGANSNAMQERTLGLWRWLGQQAQIVILDEVTGGWGNVGVDQIVFAQSTGDTRPLRELPDHGTFAIAAGVPWTDGDPRIEDEWLDLETIGRVRPSVAAWHTPEALFDAPDAPAELDDGPQAGVMSIRLNLRPLETQSVRVYLGWHFPATTGLGFLQTSERRWYGAVHDDAAAAVQAVHGDIDRLSAATKGWAAAWYDESTLPWWLLERVGTGLATLATSTTYRLDDGRFYGWEGIYCCAGTCTHVWHYAQAVGRVFPGLERDTRERVDLGVGFRASGEIGMRAEADRGWAADGQAGTVLRIYREHQMSEDDTWLRGVWPKVRTSIEWMIQHDAGADGVLDGGQPNTLDATWYGRIAWISGLYVAALRAGEAMARELGDDAFAEQCAALAQSGTETIQRDLWNGEWFIHERDLSHPDSVNTNRGVHIDQVLGQSWAHQVGLPRVLPAGQTTTALESLWRYNFTPRPVEYRDNSPIEGGRTYYDADSHALLMCTWPTGGADEVGRNWSVGYFNEAMNGFEYQAAGHMVAEGLVEKGLLVTRAVHERYRPDRRNPYNEVECGDHYARSMASFGVYLTVLGYEHHGPRDHFGFAPVIQQDDFSAAFTAAGGWGVYRQRRESGRQTSELEARSGRLRVGTVRLDVPGERTTAHVRVSDAGRPASVRRVPAQAHRDDAGRLVVVLDAPVTIEAGQQLEVIAG, encoded by the coding sequence ATGATCCAGCGGAGCGACAGCGTGGTTTCCCCGAATGGAGCGGCAGCTCGAGGCGTCAGCCGGCGGCGGTTCGTCCAGGCACTCGGCCTGGGCGCGGTGGCCAGCATGGTGCCGTTGCACCAGTTGCGGGCCGCGGCCGCCGAGGCCGGGGTCGCGCTGGACGACTGGACCCTCGTCCCCGAGGACAAGGCGATCCCGCAGCGGTGGCTGGACACCCTCACCGTCCGCGGCGAGGAGCGGGTGCTCGCCGCCGACGAGCTGGCCTGGGCCGGTCTGCCCGTCGGCGGCATCGGCTGCGGTCAGGTGTACCTCGGCGGTGACGGCCGGCTGTGGCGCTGGGACGTCGACAACCGCATCAGTCCGTACAACGACAACGGCCGCCACTACGCCGAGCCCATGCAGCCGGAGTCGCCGTTCCAGACGGCCGTCGCCCTGCGCACCCGGGTCGGCACCACCGTGGACACCCGCTGGCTGGACGGGCGGCAGTTCGCCGACGTGGGCTTCCGCGGCCGGTATCCGCTCGGCGTCGTCGAGCTCGACGACCCCGCGAGCCCGGTCCGCGCCACGCTGACCGCCTACTCGCCGTTCGTGGCGCTGGACGAGGACTCCAGCTCGCATCCGGTGACGGTCATGGAGTACCGGCTCACCAACACGCTGCGACGCGCCGTCAAGGCCGAGCTGGCGGTCATGGCCGAGAACCCCGTCGGGCTCTCGGCGCGGCAGAACCGGCGGGTCCGGTTCACCGCGGACGGCTTCGGCGCCGACGGTCTCGCCGGGGTGGCGTTCCGGGCCGACGACGCGCCCAGCGATCCCTCCGGCGGGCGGCCGGACCGCCTGATCGCGGACTGGGAGGACGGCACCTACGGCGGCTGGACCGCCACCGGGACCGCGTTCGGCGACAGCCCCGTGCGCGCCGACCAACTGCCCGACTACACCGTCGACGTCAACACCCAGGGCGACTACCTGGTCTTCAGCCACAACCCCCGGGTCGACGGCGACTACAACGTCCGCGACGGGCTGCGCGGAACGCTCACCAGCCCGGCGTTCACCATCGACCGCCTGGGCCTGCGGGTGCTCATCGGCGGCGGCGCGTACGCCGGGCGCACCTGCCTGAACGTCGTGGTCGACGGCGAGGTCGTCGCGACGGCCACCGGCGCGGGCGGCAACACCATCGTCGCGCGCACGCTCGACCTCTCCGCCTACGAGGGCCGCGAGGCCACCATCGTGCTGGTCGACGACGCGGGCGGCGCGTACGCCTACGTGAGCGTCGACGGCATCTGGCTGACCGACGCCGTCGACGTCGTGTTCGAGGACTGGGAGAAGGAGACCTACGCGGGCTGGACCGTCGAGGGCACCGCCTTCGGCCAGGGCCCGATCGCCGTCGCCGACATCCCGTCCTACCAGGGCAACGTCAACGCCGTCGGCAGCCGCTGCGTCAACTCGCACGCGTCGGCGCCCGGGAGCAACACCTCCGCCAAGGACGCCGCCACCGGGCGGCTGACCAGCGACCCGTTCACCGTCACCCACCCCAACCTGCGGTTCCGCATCGGTGGCGGCAACCATCCCGGGCAGACCGGCCTGCAGGTCGTCGTCGGCGGCGAGGTCGTGGCCGAGGCGACCGGCGCCAACTCCAACGCCATGCAGGAGCGCACCCTCGGTCTGTGGCGCTGGCTGGGCCAGCAGGCGCAGATCGTGATCCTCGACGAGGTCACCGGCGGCTGGGGCAACGTCGGCGTCGACCAGATCGTGTTCGCCCAGAGCACGGGCGACACCCGGCCGCTGCGCGAGCTCCCCGACCACGGCACCTTCGCCATCGCGGCCGGCGTGCCGTGGACCGACGGCGACCCGCGGATCGAGGACGAGTGGCTCGACCTGGAGACCATCGGCCGGGTGCGGCCGTCCGTCGCGGCCTGGCACACCCCAGAGGCGCTGTTCGACGCGCCAGACGCCCCGGCGGAGCTCGACGACGGCCCGCAGGCCGGCGTGATGAGCATCCGCCTGAACCTGCGGCCGCTGGAGACGCAGTCGGTGCGCGTCTACCTCGGCTGGCACTTCCCCGCGACGACCGGCCTGGGCTTCCTCCAGACGTCCGAGCGGCGGTGGTACGGCGCCGTGCACGACGACGCCGCGGCCGCCGTGCAGGCCGTCCACGGCGACATCGACCGGCTGTCCGCGGCGACCAAGGGCTGGGCCGCGGCGTGGTACGACGAGTCGACGCTGCCGTGGTGGCTGCTGGAACGCGTGGGGACGGGCCTCGCCACCCTGGCGACGTCCACCACCTACCGGCTCGACGACGGCCGCTTCTACGGCTGGGAGGGCATCTACTGCTGCGCCGGCACCTGCACCCACGTGTGGCACTACGCCCAGGCCGTCGGCCGGGTGTTCCCGGGCCTGGAGCGCGACACCCGCGAACGGGTCGACCTCGGCGTCGGCTTCCGCGCCAGCGGCGAGATCGGCATGCGCGCCGAGGCCGACCGCGGCTGGGCGGCGGACGGGCAGGCCGGCACCGTCCTGCGCATCTACCGCGAGCACCAGATGAGCGAGGACGACACCTGGCTGCGCGGCGTGTGGCCCAAGGTCCGCACGTCGATCGAGTGGATGATCCAGCACGACGCCGGCGCCGACGGTGTGCTCGACGGCGGCCAGCCGAACACCCTGGACGCCACCTGGTACGGGCGGATCGCCTGGATCTCGGGGCTGTACGTGGCGGCGCTGCGTGCGGGCGAGGCGATGGCCCGCGAGCTGGGCGACGACGCCTTCGCCGAGCAGTGCGCGGCGCTGGCGCAGAGCGGCACCGAGACGATCCAGCGGGACCTGTGGAACGGCGAGTGGTTCATCCACGAACGCGACCTCAGCCATCCGGACTCGGTGAACACCAACCGCGGCGTGCACATCGACCAGGTGCTCGGCCAGAGCTGGGCGCACCAGGTCGGGTTGCCGCGGGTGCTGCCGGCCGGCCAGACCACCACCGCGCTCGAGAGCCTGTGGCGCTACAACTTCACCCCGCGCCCGGTCGAGTACCGCGACAACAGCCCGATCGAGGGCGGCCGCACCTACTACGACGCCGACTCCCACGCGCTGCTCATGTGCACCTGGCCGACCGGCGGGGCGGACGAGGTCGGCCGCAACTGGTCGGTCGGGTACTTCAACGAGGCGATGAACGGGTTCGAGTACCAGGCCGCCGGGCACATGGTGGCCGAAGGGCTGGTCGAGAAGGGCCTGCTCGTCACCCGCGCCGTGCACGAGCGGTACCGGCCGGACCGGCGCAACCCGTACAACGAGGTCGAGTGCGGCGACCACTACGCGCGCTCCATGGCGTCGTTCGGCGTCTACCTCACCGTCCTGGGCTACGAGCACCACGGCCCGCGCGACCACTTCGGCTTCGCCCCGGTCATCCAGCAGGACGACTTCAGTGCGGCCTTCACGGCCGCCGGCGGCTGGGGCGTCTACCGGCAGCGCCGCGAGTCGGGCCGTCAGACCAGCGAGCTCGAGGCCCGGTCGGGCCGGCTGCGGGTCGGCACGGTGCGCCTGGACGTGCCCGGTGAGCGGACCACCGCTCACGTGCGCGTCTCCGACGCGGGCCGCCCGGCGTCGGTGCGCCGCGTGCCGGCGCAGGCCCACCGCGACGACGCCGGCCGTCTCGTCGTGGTCCTGGACGCGCCGGTCACGATCGAGGCCGGTCAGCAGCTGGAGGTGATCGCGGGATGA
- a CDS encoding GTP-binding protein, which yields MTPHTPVVGLVGGFLGAGKTTLLAAMAARLRSNGASVVIVTNDQGTELLDTDTAQKAGVPVGEVTDGCFCCRFDDLAAVIDVLVEEHRPDVILAEAVGSCTDLAATVVRPLRAAYGAKLRLAPLMVAVDPHRLVELAAPDLDRQALELGWLLHTQLEEADRIVATKADLAATDEQAAALAEIAADYAGTPLTRVSSLTGDGLDQLLDDWIAPTAPVASRALTIDYERYGAAEAMLGWVDRRLRLDGTVDPDAWLGDLLVALDRALTRQGGLVGHVKLSAGSGERRAKGSVIGPGRYSVDERHDGAADGADVLINARVEMSPAGLAALVDECVRLVSTRHGVGVVVRSASDKAPGFPRPTHRIPASA from the coding sequence ATGACGCCGCACACACCGGTCGTCGGCCTGGTCGGGGGCTTCCTCGGCGCTGGGAAGACGACGCTGCTCGCCGCCATGGCGGCCCGGCTGCGCTCGAACGGCGCGAGCGTGGTGATCGTCACGAACGATCAGGGGACGGAGCTGCTCGACACCGACACCGCGCAGAAGGCCGGCGTGCCGGTCGGCGAGGTGACGGACGGGTGCTTCTGCTGCCGCTTCGACGACCTCGCCGCCGTCATCGACGTCCTGGTCGAGGAACACCGGCCGGACGTCATCCTGGCCGAGGCGGTCGGCAGCTGCACGGACCTGGCCGCCACCGTGGTCCGCCCGCTGCGGGCGGCCTACGGGGCCAAGCTGCGGCTCGCGCCCCTGATGGTGGCCGTCGACCCGCACCGGCTGGTCGAACTGGCCGCGCCGGACCTCGACCGGCAGGCGCTCGAGCTCGGCTGGCTGCTGCACACCCAGCTGGAGGAGGCCGACCGGATCGTCGCGACGAAGGCCGACCTGGCCGCGACGGACGAGCAGGCCGCCGCGCTCGCCGAGATCGCGGCGGACTACGCCGGCACGCCGCTGACCCGGGTGTCGTCGCTGACCGGCGACGGGCTGGACCAGCTCCTGGACGACTGGATCGCGCCGACGGCGCCGGTCGCGTCGCGGGCGCTCACCATCGACTACGAGCGCTACGGCGCGGCCGAGGCGATGCTCGGCTGGGTCGATCGCCGGCTGCGCCTCGACGGCACGGTCGACCCCGACGCATGGCTCGGCGACCTGCTGGTGGCGCTCGACCGCGCGCTGACCCGTCAGGGCGGGCTCGTCGGCCACGTCAAGCTGTCCGCGGGCAGCGGCGAGCGGCGGGCCAAGGGCAGCGTGATCGGGCCGGGCCGGTACAGCGTCGACGAGCGTCACGACGGCGCGGCCGACGGCGCCGACGTGCTGATCAACGCCCGGGTCGAGATGAGCCCCGCCGGCCTCGCCGCCCTGGTGGACGAGTGCGTGCGGCTGGTCTCCACGCGGCACGGCGTCGGCGTCGTCGTCCGGAGCGCGTCGGACAAGGCGCCCGGGTTCCCCCGTCCCACCCATCGCATCCCGGCCAGCGCATGA
- a CDS encoding L-rhamnose mutarotase, which produces MQRIALHTVLKAGKEEEYERVHAVIPAELDAALRAAGVHSWRIWRDGRDLFHVVECDDYQAMRAALRDHPANVVWQERVGPLHAVADDYSGGDTGLRHVWDLPARPAR; this is translated from the coding sequence ATGCAACGGATCGCCCTGCACACGGTGCTCAAGGCCGGGAAGGAAGAGGAGTACGAGCGCGTCCACGCCGTGATCCCGGCCGAGCTCGACGCCGCGTTGCGCGCGGCCGGGGTGCACAGCTGGCGCATCTGGCGCGACGGCCGCGACCTGTTCCACGTGGTCGAGTGCGACGACTACCAGGCGATGCGGGCAGCCCTGCGCGACCACCCGGCGAACGTCGTCTGGCAGGAGCGGGTGGGCCCGCTGCACGCCGTCGCGGACGACTACTCGGGCGGCGACACCGGCCTGCGTCACGTGTGGGACCTCCCCGCCCGGCCGGCGCGATGA
- a CDS encoding aquaporin, producing the protein MSARRLLAEFLGTGLLVAIVVGSGIAASRLSPGDAGLRLLENSIATVLGLSVLILLFGPVSGAHFNPVVSIADWWLGRRRGTGLAGAEVARYVAAQCLGGVGGAVLANVMFEVDAGLATTERTGTGVLVGEVVATAGLVLLILALVLTGRGVATVGPAVGAYIGAAYWFTSSTSFANPAVTVGRMFSDTFAGIAPSSAPAFVAAQLAGAAVGVLLVVALYLPRRTRPPQLVGTGAAGGSTMEA; encoded by the coding sequence ATGAGCGCACGCCGGCTGCTCGCCGAGTTCCTCGGGACCGGGCTGCTGGTGGCGATCGTGGTGGGCTCCGGGATCGCCGCCAGCCGGCTCTCGCCCGGTGACGCCGGACTGCGGCTGCTGGAGAACAGCATCGCGACGGTGCTGGGGCTCTCCGTGCTGATCCTGCTGTTCGGCCCGGTGTCGGGGGCGCACTTCAACCCCGTCGTGTCGATCGCGGACTGGTGGCTCGGCCGGCGGCGCGGCACCGGCCTGGCCGGCGCCGAGGTGGCGCGGTACGTCGCGGCCCAGTGCCTGGGCGGCGTCGGCGGCGCGGTGCTGGCCAACGTGATGTTCGAGGTCGACGCGGGCCTGGCGACGACGGAGCGCACGGGGACCGGGGTGCTGGTCGGCGAGGTGGTCGCGACCGCCGGGCTCGTGCTGCTGATCCTCGCCCTGGTGCTGACCGGACGCGGCGTCGCCACGGTGGGCCCGGCCGTCGGTGCCTACATCGGCGCGGCCTACTGGTTCACCAGCTCGACGTCGTTCGCCAACCCGGCCGTCACCGTCGGGCGGATGTTCTCCGACACCTTCGCCGGCATCGCGCCGTCGTCGGCACCGGCGTTCGTCGCCGCCCAGCTGGCCGGCGCCGCCGTCGGCGTCCTCCTCGTCGTCGCTCTGTACCTGCCTCGCCGCACCCGCCCACCGCAGCTGGTGGGGACGGGCGCGGCCGGCGGGAGCACGATGGAGGCATGA